A region of the Microcystis aeruginosa FD4 genome:
CCTGAAAAGTTCCCAAATTCGACGCATTTTTATCACCCATATGCACGGGGATCATATCTTTGGTTTAATGGGACTGTTAGCCAGTATCGGATTAGCCGGTTCTGCTCAGGATATTGATATCTATGGACCCCCCGGACTAGCGGACTATCTGCGCGCTTGTGCTAAGTATTCCTATACTAATTTAGCCAATCGGGTGCGTGTCCATGCCATTTCCCCCGGCATACTCTACGAAGATGAAGAATTTACCGTCTCCTGTCAACTATTAAAACATCGTATTCCCGCCCACGGTTATCGCATCGCCGAAAAAGACCGTCCAGGACGTTTTGATGTGGAAAAAGCCAACGCTTTGGGTATTCCCCCCGGACCAATTTACGGCAAGCTGAAAAAAGGGGAAACTGTCACCCTCGCCGATGGCAGCAAAATTCGCGGTCAGTCCCTCTGCGGAGAAACGGAAATCGGCCGTAAAATTGCCTATTGTACCGATACTATTTTCTGTGAAGGCTCGATCGAATTGGCACGGGATGCAGATGTGCTAATTCATGAGGCGACTTTTGCTCACCAAGATGCCGGGTTAGCCTTTGAAAGTGTTCACTCCACTTCGACGATGGCAGCCCAGGTGGCCTTGGCAGCCCGGGTAAAATTGTTATTAATGACCCATTTTAGTCCCCGTTATCTACCGGGGAATTCTCTGGATATTTCCAATCTGTTAGAGGAAGCGCGGGCGATTTTTCCTAACACTAAATTAGCCTACGATTTCCTCACCTACGAAGTCCCCCGCAACCGTCAAGAAATGGTCTTAGGAGTTAAGTAATTATGCCAGCAGCAGTGGAAGAAAAAAGCATGGTTCCCACGGTTTTAGTGGGTATTGGTGGTACGGGTAACGAAATTTTATCGCGATTGCGTCGTTTAATCGAGGAAAGTTATGGCAGTTTGAGTAATTTTCCGATTGTCAGTTTTTTGGTGGTTGACACGGATAAGGATTATAAAATCAGTAATCCTGAAGCTGCCGGCAGTGCTTTTAAAGATAACGAAAAACACTGGTCCCGGGTGAGTGGAAAACAGGTACAGGAGATGGTATCTGACATGGATAGATATCCCTGGATTAATAGTTGGTTTCCCCCGGAATTAGAGAGAAATATTACTTCCCTAGAAGCGGGAGCGGGACAAATTCGCGCCTGCGGCCGTTTTGCTTTATTTTGTAATTATCATGAGATACAAAGAAAATTTCTAGACGCGGTGAGACGAGTAAAGGGACAAGAAACCTTTATGCTCGATCGCTATGGAATTAAAGTGAGTAATAGTGCTATTAATGTCTTTACTACGGGGTCTTTAAACGGTGGTACGGGTAGCGGAATGTTAATCGATATAGGCTACTGTATTCGTAATTGGTTACGAGGGGAAAGTAGTCCTTTGAGTACGGCAATTGTTCCCACTCCTGAAGCATTTGCGGGGATTAGTGTCGGCGATCGAGTTTTGGCTAATGGTTACGCTGCCTTGATGGAATTAAATTACTTTTCTGACTACAGAACCGAATATCATCAACAGTTTAGCAGTGGTTTGGTCGATGAAGTTGTTAGTAAATTACCCCCCTTTGATTTTACTTACTTAGTGGGGACAAAAAACGGAGAAAGTGATTTTAAACTTGGTCAAATTCGGGAAATGATCGCCCAAAATATCTTCCTAGATCTGACCTCTGATTTTGCCCCCCATAAACGTTCTATTAGAGATAATATTAAGGGTTCTTGGGCGCAAGCTGACCCGGGGGGGCGCGGTTATCCTAAGCAATTTATGAGTTTTGGACTATCAACTATTGAAATTCCTATTGCCCAAATTCGTGCTTCCTTATCGGAACGTTTAGCCAAAGATTTAATTAATTGGTGGCTGAATGATTCCGTGATTTTACCCGCTCAAATGTTGGAGTTAGTAAGAGGTGATATTCTCAAAAAAATGCGCTTGAGCGAAGGGGAATTAATTATGGATTTATGTGCCGACAAGGATCGATCTTTAATTGCCATAATCTCCCAATGGACTAACGAAACTCGTCAGGAAATCAATCAAGATAATTGGCTCTCTTGTACCAAACAGGGTGTTAATATTTTAGGAAATGAACAAGGAAAAATTCTGCAATTTATTAATGATTATTTAACGCCAAGAGTCGAGGAATTTAAACGCAATCATTTACTAGAATTGAGTCCCGATGAACGGCTGCACGGCGATTACTTGAAAAAGATTTATAACAACCGGGATGAAATTATTCAACGGGGTAAAAAGTCCCTGGAAATGGAGTTTTATAATATCCTTGAGGATCGAAACCGTGGGGTAAAATTTGCCGAGAGTTTTATTGTTTCAGTACGACAAATATTCACCGACATAGCAGAAAAATTTCGTCGCGATCAAGAACAGGTTTGGAGTCAAAACGAAAGTAAACGTCAACGAGAATACGACACAGCCTTAGCAGAAATTAATGATCTGAAAGATAAAATTCATATCTCGAAAAAAGATAAGATGGAACAATATTGTGAACAAGCTTTAACGGGATTGGAAGGCTATTTAATGGCCAATATTCAACGAAAAACCCGAGGTGCAGGAGTAGAGGTTATTAATCGTTTACTGGAACATCTTAATCAGTTAGAAAGCCGTTTTAATCGTTTTCGTCAGAAATTAATTCAAAGTCGCGATCTATTTAATCTCCAAGCTAACCAACAGATCGATAGTGCCGATGCTTTGTTAATTAATGGGATTAAATTATTTGACAGACAAGAATTAAATAGCCTTTATCAAGACTTTATCGAACAATTTGCCTCCGGGATTGCTGGTAACAAAAATGCCTACGATACGGGTATGGATAACCTTTGTTTACCCCTCTCAGAAGAGATTTTAAAGCAATCTAGTCCCCTCTGGAAAGAAACGCGCCGCACCGATGAAAATATGCGTTTATTTGACATCACCGAGATTGCCGATATTCGTCAAGGTGATTTTCAAAAAGTTATCCTAAACCAAGCTAATCAACGCCTACAAAATGCTCCCGCTAGTAGTCGCATTCAGCAGGAATTAGCCGCTTGTGATCGCTTGTTAAAAATCTATAACAACGATGCCGATATTATCAATAATCTTCGCATTGCCTACCAAAAATCGCGACCCCTAATTATGCTCAATCCTGCGGTTTTGCGGGGAAAAGATGCGGGTTTTACACCCCAATTAAATCAAAATGTTGCCCTGATTGGAGGAAGAAATACCAGTAACCCAGCAGCCCAAAAAATTATTCCGAAACTGCGGGAATTTATTGCCAACGAAGACGATATTAAACCCTTGGGAGAAGTGGAAAAATATCGTCTTGTCTTCGTGCAGGAAATTGGCGGTTTTTCCCTACGCTGTCTGGAGGGAATGCGAGATTTGCGGCAATCCTATCAGGACTGGAAAGGAGAATTTATTCTCGCTAAACGCGCCCAACAAATGGGGGAAAATCGCGATTTACCCATCCCCGTACATATCCAAAAGGAACCTCCTTTCTGGGATGTTTTTCCCGAAGATCCGAGTATTTATCAATTGGTGGTGACAGCCCGAGCTTTAAAAGTGCTTTTTCCAGAAGTCAATCGAGTCACTAATGAGAAAACAATTCGCTATGAAATTAAAACCGCAACGGGATTAAAAAAAGTCGATATCGCCACCAGTTGGGAAGATGCGGTACAGGTGTTAGAAGTAAAAGCTTGTCGCGAAGATAAGGAAAAAATTCAAAGTCAGGTTACGGCTAAGTTACAGGCTGCAGCCACTCCGGAGAAAAAACAAGCTTTGTATCGGACTTTTATCAAATATTTACAACAACGTTCCGAGGAGTTGACAGGAGGAAAAGACAATACAGAATATAAACGGGAAGATGCAATTATTTTGCAGTTAATCCATAACTATAAATTGGATAGTGCTGGAGAAATTCCTCTTTCTCCGGTGACGGAAGTGGCTAACCCAGCTTTGATTATCTGTGGTAATTGTGGACACAAAAATCCGCCCTCATCTAATTTTTGTTCTAAGTGTGGGTCAAAATTAGTTAAGTAGAAATTAGATTTTGGGTTTGATCCCCCCTGCTCCCCTTGATAAGGGGTGTGCCGATAGGCGGGGGGATCCGCCTTAATAAGGGGGGAATCTGACAATTTTTAACACTTACCCAATTTAACAGAAAAAGTGGGGGGGTGTTAGTTGGACTAACATACCCCACAATCAAAAATTTTCGGGAAAAATTGCCTAATAGCGAAAAAACTGGATTATAATAAGGTCTTTACTCAAGATTTTTGCAGCCTCGCTAACTGCCATAAAACCCAATCAAAACCCCTGTTTATCGAGAGAAAAACCAATGGTAGCCACCTTAAAAGGACGAGATGTTTTAAGAATAACCGACATGAGTAGCGAAGAAATCAGCGCCCTACTCAATCTATCGGCACAGCTTAAAGCTGGCACTCTTAACCCTAGCTGCAAAAAAGTCTTGGGATTGCTATTTTATAAAGCTTCCACCCGGACGCGGGTTTCCTTTACCGTCGCCATGTACCAGTTAGGAGGACAGGTGATCGATCTTAATCCCAGTGTAACCCAAGTGGGGCGCGGGGAACCCTTAGCCGATACGGCCCGGGTACTCGATCGCTATCTCGATATTCTCGCAGTTCGCACCTTTAAACAAGAGGATTTAGAAGCTTTTGCTAATTACTCGCGCATCCCGATTATCAACGCTTTAACAGATTTAGAACATCCCTGCCAGATATTAGCCGATTTACAGACTATCCAAGAGACTTTTCAGACTTTACGGGGAATTAACCTCACCTATGTCGGGGATGGTAATAATGTCGCTAATTCTCTCCTCTTGGGTGGCGCTTTGATGGGGTTAAATGTGCGAGTTGCTTCCCCCGCAAACTATCAACCGGATGGGGAAATTGTCGCCAGCGCCCAGGCTATTGCCGAGACAACTGGTAGTAAAATCTTCATTACCGACGATCCCGTTACCGCCGTAAAAGACTCTCAGGTGGTCTATACTGATGTCTGGGCAAGTATGGGACAGGAAAGCCTCGCTGATGCCCGAATTCCCGTTTTTCAGCCCTACCAAGTCAATGAACAGCTAATGAGTCACGCTGACAAAGACGCAATTATTCTCCACTGTTTACCTGCTCACCGCGGCGAAGAAATTACCGACGGGGCGATCGAGGGTGTACAATCAAAAGTCTGGGAGCAAGCGGAAAATCGGATGCACGCCCAAAAAGCTTTAATGGTGAGTTTATTGGGATTAATCTAGCATTTATCATCGGTTCCCGCCGGGGTATGGCGACTCCACTCAAGGGAGAACTGCTAACTGCAATATAGTGTTTTTAACTTAGTGTCAGCATTCGTCCCGAAGCACTTAGGGACTTGCGTA
Encoded here:
- a CDS encoding ribonuclease Z, producing MEITFLGTSSGVPTRSRNVSSIALRLPQRAEIWLFDCGEGTQHQLLRSDLKSSQIRRIFITHMHGDHIFGLMGLLASIGLAGSAQDIDIYGPPGLADYLRACAKYSYTNLANRVRVHAISPGILYEDEEFTVSCQLLKHRIPAHGYRIAEKDRPGRFDVEKANALGIPPGPIYGKLKKGETVTLADGSKIRGQSLCGETEIGRKIAYCTDTIFCEGSIELARDADVLIHEATFAHQDAGLAFESVHSTSTMAAQVALAARVKLLLMTHFSPRYLPGNSLDISNLLEEARAIFPNTKLAYDFLTYEVPRNRQEMVLGVK
- a CDS encoding tubulin-like doman-containing protein — its product is MPAAVEEKSMVPTVLVGIGGTGNEILSRLRRLIEESYGSLSNFPIVSFLVVDTDKDYKISNPEAAGSAFKDNEKHWSRVSGKQVQEMVSDMDRYPWINSWFPPELERNITSLEAGAGQIRACGRFALFCNYHEIQRKFLDAVRRVKGQETFMLDRYGIKVSNSAINVFTTGSLNGGTGSGMLIDIGYCIRNWLRGESSPLSTAIVPTPEAFAGISVGDRVLANGYAALMELNYFSDYRTEYHQQFSSGLVDEVVSKLPPFDFTYLVGTKNGESDFKLGQIREMIAQNIFLDLTSDFAPHKRSIRDNIKGSWAQADPGGRGYPKQFMSFGLSTIEIPIAQIRASLSERLAKDLINWWLNDSVILPAQMLELVRGDILKKMRLSEGELIMDLCADKDRSLIAIISQWTNETRQEINQDNWLSCTKQGVNILGNEQGKILQFINDYLTPRVEEFKRNHLLELSPDERLHGDYLKKIYNNRDEIIQRGKKSLEMEFYNILEDRNRGVKFAESFIVSVRQIFTDIAEKFRRDQEQVWSQNESKRQREYDTALAEINDLKDKIHISKKDKMEQYCEQALTGLEGYLMANIQRKTRGAGVEVINRLLEHLNQLESRFNRFRQKLIQSRDLFNLQANQQIDSADALLINGIKLFDRQELNSLYQDFIEQFASGIAGNKNAYDTGMDNLCLPLSEEILKQSSPLWKETRRTDENMRLFDITEIADIRQGDFQKVILNQANQRLQNAPASSRIQQELAACDRLLKIYNNDADIINNLRIAYQKSRPLIMLNPAVLRGKDAGFTPQLNQNVALIGGRNTSNPAAQKIIPKLREFIANEDDIKPLGEVEKYRLVFVQEIGGFSLRCLEGMRDLRQSYQDWKGEFILAKRAQQMGENRDLPIPVHIQKEPPFWDVFPEDPSIYQLVVTARALKVLFPEVNRVTNEKTIRYEIKTATGLKKVDIATSWEDAVQVLEVKACREDKEKIQSQVTAKLQAAATPEKKQALYRTFIKYLQQRSEELTGGKDNTEYKREDAIILQLIHNYKLDSAGEIPLSPVTEVANPALIICGNCGHKNPPSSNFCSKCGSKLVK
- the argF gene encoding ornithine carbamoyltransferase, whose amino-acid sequence is MVATLKGRDVLRITDMSSEEISALLNLSAQLKAGTLNPSCKKVLGLLFYKASTRTRVSFTVAMYQLGGQVIDLNPSVTQVGRGEPLADTARVLDRYLDILAVRTFKQEDLEAFANYSRIPIINALTDLEHPCQILADLQTIQETFQTLRGINLTYVGDGNNVANSLLLGGALMGLNVRVASPANYQPDGEIVASAQAIAETTGSKIFITDDPVTAVKDSQVVYTDVWASMGQESLADARIPVFQPYQVNEQLMSHADKDAIILHCLPAHRGEEITDGAIEGVQSKVWEQAENRMHAQKALMVSLLGLI